The sequence GACGTCATCGCCACGGGAAGCAAATTCTTCAATCTCGGCCTTGCCCATCCCCCGGCTCGATCCGGTTACTAATACGACACGCTTCATAATTTTTCCTCCTAATCTTGCTTAAAGTTCACTTGGTGCAACCACTGCTGAATCTCGTCGTGCGGTGCCCCAGTATCATCCACCGGCAGGCCCGGCTTAATCTCGGCTCCCGGCGCCGCCTTCTTGATTAGGCGGACGCTCTTGCCCAGCCGACTCGATGAAAAGGTTGAGAACGGGTAAATATTCTTTCCCCGCAGGTCATACTGACGCAGGAAGGTTTTGACCACCATTGGGGCTGTGTTGTACCAGATCGGGTAGCCAACAAAAATGTTTTGGTACTGATCCATGTTCTTAACCCGCGTCTTAACGGCTGGTGACAAGTGGCCAAAGTACTCCTTACCGGCCCGGGCACTGACCGCCGAATAGCTCTGGGAATAGGGCTTCGCGGGTTCGATCCGGACGAGGTCGCCGCCGACCTGGCGGTGCAATTCTTCGGCAACCTGCTTAGTGGTCCCGCTGTAAGAGAAGTAAACCACCAGTGTCCGGCCCGGCTTAGCGGCCGCGTGAACGGGCCGGGCCAAGCCCCAGCTGGCAAGTACCGTCAGCATGGCTGCAACGATTATTTCAAGCCATCTCATGCTTCGCACCCCCCCCCCTATGGCAGTTGGTCGTAATCCGCATCACTGACCGGGTCACCCCAGGTCGGTTCGCCCTTCGACCAATCTTCGAGCGCCAGGTGGGTAAAGTAGCTGTCCTTGGCGGCGCCGTGCCAGTGCCAGACGCCGGCCGGGATTTTGACCACGTCGCCCGCAATCAGTCGCTGAGCGGGCTTGCCCTGCTCCTGGTACCAGCCTTCGCCGTCGGTCACGAAGAGCACCTGTCCGGCAGCATGGCGATGCCAGTTGTTCCGCACGCCCGGCGCAAAGGTGACCGTGTCGGCAAGCATTGGGTAGTCAAAGCCGAGGATTTCGTGGATCCAGACCGGACCGTTAAAGTGGGGATTCGCGCTGTCCTTTTCGCCAAGGCCAAAGCGCCCCTGGGGAGTCGTCAATTTCATGTTCAAGCCTCATTTCTTTTAGTTGTTGCGACAACTGTTTTGATTGACTATTATCCTACACAAGTATTTGGCGAAAGTCAACGATTTTTTCAGAAAAGTTTTTGCGACAACAAAGTGCCATTAAACGACTGTATTTAGGGATCTTGATGAGAAAATGCGATTGACAAAGACCAACAATTCGCTAAAATAGTTTTATCAACAACTTTCAGGAGGGGAACCATGCGTTATCAACTACCCGCAAGTCTCGGCGAACAAATTTATCTCGTCGGGCAAATGGAAAACAAGTACATTCTGACGAAGCTAAAGGAGCTCCAGCTGACGGCCGACACTGCCACCATCATTAGCTTCGTCAATGACCATCCCGGCACCCGGCAAAAGGAGATTAACCAGGCGCTGAACAAGCAGGCGGCAACCGTCACCAACATGATTAAGCGCCTGGAGAAGCGCAACCTGATGATCCGGCGGGTGGATCCCGAGAATTCGCGCGAAAAGCAGTGCTTCCTGCTCAAGGACGGTTTGGAAATCGTCGACAAGATCGACCAGTCAACCGCCGACGTCAACGCCCTCTTGAAGCCCTGCGTCCTGCCGACCGGGGAAGTCAATATTCAGCAATTTTTCCAAGCCTTGCTGGAGGCACTGCGTGAACTTGGCGTGGCGGAATAGAAGGTATAAGAAAAGAGCGCTAGCACGGGTGCTTTTGCTTATTCTAGTTGCCTATGACAAAATAACTTTATGAGGAGGGGATGACATGGAAACTGTTAAAGTAGAGCTTCAAGGAAACGAGACAGTAGTACCAATTCCAAAATCATTTCAGGTTCAACCGGGAACAGAATTCCGAATTATTAAGGGGAACGATGGCACATTGACACTAATTCCAACGAAACAATCGCCAGCAACCATCGAGAAGCTTTTTAAGGACTGGCACGGGAAATATCAAATGCCCGATGATCTCAAGGAATGGGAAAAACTTTAAAGCTTAAGCCTGAGCAATCAAAAAAGGGCATCTAATTCAGATACCCTTTAACATTGTCCTCTGTTGTCAAATCAACATTCTACTTATTCAATTCCGTACTTCTCCCGGATAACATCCCGGACGTCGTTGAAGTTCTTCACCGGCTGGGCGTCGGCCGGATGGTCACCCAGCAACTTTTCCATCCAGATCATGTCATACCAGCGGCCAAACTTGTAGCCACAGCGGTGGAACTCACCGACCAGCTGGTAGCCGAGGTGCTTGTGGAATTGGGCACTGTTCTTCGTCAGGTACTTGTCGTCATCCGTTGCCGGGTAGCCGATGCAGGCGTTGAGGTTCAAAATTCCCATTTCCTTGACGATCTTCTCCAGTGCCGCGTAGAGCTTGCCGCCAACGCCGGTGTGCCGGCAGTCCGGATCGACGTAGATCGAGGTTTCGACGCTCCAGTCATAGGCTTCACGACCGACAAAGGGCCCCACGTAGGCATAGCCGACCACCTGGCCGAACTGCTCGGCCACAATGTAGGGATACTTGACCAGCGTGTTGGCCATCCGCTGGCGGAAGTCGTCCACCGTCGGCACGTCATATTCAAAAGTAATCACCGTTTTCTCTACGTACGGTGCATAAATTTCTACCAAACGGGGTGCGTCCGTCAGCCGGGCCACCCGAATCGTCACATCTGCCGTCATTTGATTACCCTCTTTATCAATATTTATTTCCAGTGTAGCCCACGGCGCCGCGCCCGTCTATTTGACTTTTCCTATCATCGGCCATAAGATTTGGCTATCGCAAGGAGGAATTGTCATGACATTTCAGCAGTACCGCTACCTGATCGCCATCGCCAAGTACCGGTCGATCTCCCAGGCGGCCAAGGCCCTCTACGTCACCCAGCCCAGCATCAGCAACGCCATCCACCAGCTGGAGCGCGAACTCGGCATCCAAATCCTGATCCGCAGCAACCGCGGCGTCCAGTTCACTCCCGACGGCCAGGACCTGCTCCAATACGCCCGCATGCTGGTCGCCCAGGAGCAAAACATCCGGGCCCACTTCCGTCGTCAGCACCAATCGCCGCGCCACACGCTGACCGTGGCGTCCCAGCACTACAGCTTCGGGGCCGCGGCAATTCAAGAGCTTCTGCAGGCTTACCAAGAGGATGAGTACCAGCTGAGCTTCTGGGAGGAGCGCTCCACCGCGGTTGCCCACCACGTCGCCACCGGGACCGCCGATCTGGGAATCACAACCGTGGCCGATTTGAACCGTGAGCTCCTGGCCCGGCGTTTTGCCGACCAGGCCCTGGTATTCACCCCGCTTATGACCACGACCGCCCAGGTGTTCATCAACCGCAGCCATCCCCTGGCGCAAAAGCAATCAATCACCGCGGCCGACTTGAAAGACTTTCCCTGCCTGACCTACCGCCACGACGACCTCTCACTCAGCCTGCTGGAAGAATTCACCAGCTTTGCTCGCCAGGTCGTCTATGTCCAGGACCGCGGCACGATGGATAATCTGCTCGCCCACACCGCCGGCTACAACCTCGGCACCGGCGTGGTCACTCCTGGCTACGTCGACGCCGGGATCATCGCCCGCCCCTTCCTGCCGCAGCAAATCATTAAAATCGGCTATCTCCAGCGAGCCCACCACGCCGCCAGCGCTGAGGAGCAACGTTTCATTGCCATTTTGAAGGACATTCTTACCAAACTCACCGACTAAAAGGGCCAGTCATTCACTTCATAGTTGAAGTGAATGGTTGGCCCTTTTTTTAATCTAAATAAGCATTCTTAACTTACTTTTGCAATTCTTGCTTCTTAAAGTTCTGCAAATTCTGCTTTGTCGGGTTCAGGTTCGCCCAGCGCTTCGACAAGAACTGGTCATTCATCCGGTAGCTCGGCTGCGGCTGCTTTTGCGAGATGAAGCGGTTTGTCTCGTGGTCAAACTTGACCCAGCCGGCCCAACCGATGTGGATGGTATCCTCCATGAAGGCCGGTTTGTTACCGTCATGGGACAGATCCAAGATATGAGTGAAGCCCTGTTGACGCAGCTGGAACTTGATCTTCGCCACGCTCCGGTAGTACATGTTCATGTTCAACCCCGTGAACTTTTCCCACTTGGCGTTGACCGGTGGAATGACGAAGAGCACATTGGAATTGGTGTTCTTGAACTGATTGAGAACCACTTGAAGATCACCGTATTCCGGCGAGGCCGTGTAGGAGAACTTCCGCTGGGAGCCTGCCATCTTCTTGAGATGGGACTTAACCCGTTTTTCAAAGAAGGCGTTGCGGATGCCAAAGGGGTTATTGCCGGAGTCGCGCTTGCCGACCCGCTCGGCCTGGGCGGTCAATCGGTGATAATCATACTTTTTCGGCAGCTTATTGACGTTTGGCAAGATGTGATTTTGATAGTTCCGGTTGATTTGATAGTCGGAGAAGAGGGCGTCCTCGTGGGCCAGCATCGTGATCCGCATGTTGATCACTGTCCGGTCCCACGAATTCAGCGCCTTGCCAGCCGCGATCTTGCGGGCTCCCTCACCAACCGTGCCGTCGTCGCCGACCAGCTTCAGCAGTCGTCTAGCCACGTAGCGGTCATAGGGCGACTTTGGATTGGCATGCCTAAGCCAGGTCAGATTAGCGTAGGAACCGTTATAGTACTGAAAGGCCGGCTTCATGACTCCCTGCTTGGTAAACCACTGGGGTGAGATAATGTAGACCGCCTTTTGGCCCTGCATCGCATTTTCCATCGAATTGATGTTGAAGAACTGCGGTAACGATTGGGTTCCACGGGAGCCGAAGAGGAACGGCGTGTAGTCGTGGTAACGGGCCGCCATCACTGACGGGTGGTAGCGATCCATTCGCCGAAATTCACTGGAGCCGAAAAAGGGGACGAATTTAGTCCGCTTGTCGGTAAGAGCCTGAGTCTTCAGGGATTGATTCTTAAAGACGGTCGGGCTCAGCGAAACGGCGGCCTGCTTCTCCGTATTCAGCGAATGGTTAGCCTTGATCGGCAGGAAGAAAAGGATCAGGACGAGGACGAAAGCAAGAATTACCGGGCCGAAGATCGACCACAGGCGCTTGCCATTATGCATTTTGCAGCTCCTTTACCCGCTGTTCGATCTTTTCAACCGTGTTCCACTGGCTCCGGTCAAATTCAGAAACCGGCACCTGAATGTCAAAGGCATCCTGGAGTCCCAGCAACAGGGACACCGTGGCCATTGAATCAAGCAGGCCGGATTCAAAAAGATCCTGACTGGCGTCGCTGAAGTCAGCAGCGTCGCGACCGGTTGCGTCAGCTAAAATGTTGATAATTTGTTCTTGCATAATGTTAATCCTCCTAAATTAATGTCTCAGCAGGTAGGTATTTAAGAACCCGCTGAAGATTAAAAATGTAAACATGACAAAGTTAAAGGTAATGAAGATGGCCACGCCCGTCGTCAATTTGTTGTGGGGCAGGTTCTTCAGGTGCTTGCGCTTGTACCGCAGCCACCAGTCATTGATCACCAGGGCAAGCCCGTGGATGAACCCGTACAGGATGTAGTACCAGGTGATCCCGTGCCAGAAGCCCATCAGGACCATGTTCAACATGTAAGCCGTTGCTGACAGGGTGTTGCGGTTTTTAAACCAGTGCTTCTTGGTGGCTAAGAAGACGAAGCGCATGAAGATGTAGTCACGGAACCAGAAGGACAGGCTGATGTGCCAGCGGTTCCAGAATTCCTTGATGTTCTTGGATTTAAAGGGCTGCTTGAAGTTCATTGGCGAGCGAACGCCCATGAAGTACGAGATGGCGACCGCGAAGAGCGAGTAGCCGGCGAAGTCGAAGAACAGGTAGAAGCCGTATGAGTACATGACCCCCAGCATGCTCCACGACAGCATTGACGGCTGCATCATCGCCATTCGTTCAAACATTGGGTAGATCCGTTGACCAAAGTAATAACCGATCACGAACTTGTACAGGAAGCCAAGGAAGAGATAGAAGGTCCCCTTATTGACCAGGGCCAGGTAGTCCTCCCGACTCGGCACCTTGGCGTAATCCTTGGCAAAACGCCGGTAGCGATCGATTGGCCCGGACGTCAGGGTCGGCATGAAGAGCATGAAGCGGATGAACTTCCAGGCCGAGATGTCCTTGACCATCCCGTCCCGGCTCTCGATGATCGTCCCGGTCGCCCGGAAGGTCAGGTAGGAAATTCCGAGAAAGCCGAGCAGGGAGTTGTGACCGACCATCGCCGGCGTCAGCTTGACGACTACCAACGGGGCAATCGAGAGCGCCGTAAAGAGATAGAAAACCCCGGCAGCGTTATTCTGCTGGCGATAGTGATGGTAGTACATCACCAGGCAGGTTTCCCAGATGACGTAGGCAATCAGGG comes from Limosilactobacillus sp. and encodes:
- a CDS encoding flavodoxin; this translates as MRWLEIIVAAMLTVLASWGLARPVHAAAKPGRTLVVYFSYSGTTKQVAEELHRQVGGDLVRIEPAKPYSQSYSAVSARAGKEYFGHLSPAVKTRVKNMDQYQNIFVGYPIWYNTAPMVVKTFLRQYDLRGKNIYPFSTFSSSRLGKSVRLIKKAAPGAEIKPGLPVDDTGAPHDEIQQWLHQVNFKQD
- a CDS encoding cupin domain-containing protein, with translation MKLTTPQGRFGLGEKDSANPHFNGPVWIHEILGFDYPMLADTVTFAPGVRNNWHRHAAGQVLFVTDGEGWYQEQGKPAQRLIAGDVVKIPAGVWHWHGAAKDSYFTHLALEDWSKGEPTWGDPVSDADYDQLP
- a CDS encoding MarR family winged helix-turn-helix transcriptional regulator; protein product: MRYQLPASLGEQIYLVGQMENKYILTKLKELQLTADTATIISFVNDHPGTRQKEINQALNKQAATVTNMIKRLEKRNLMIRRVDPENSREKQCFLLKDGLEIVDKIDQSTADVNALLKPCVLPTGEVNIQQFFQALLEALRELGVAE
- the mazE gene encoding type II toxin-antitoxin system PemI/MazE family antitoxin → METVKVELQGNETVVPIPKSFQVQPGTEFRIIKGNDGTLTLIPTKQSPATIEKLFKDWHGKYQMPDDLKEWEKL
- a CDS encoding GNAT family N-acetyltransferase, whose protein sequence is MTADVTIRVARLTDAPRLVEIYAPYVEKTVITFEYDVPTVDDFRQRMANTLVKYPYIVAEQFGQVVGYAYVGPFVGREAYDWSVETSIYVDPDCRHTGVGGKLYAALEKIVKEMGILNLNACIGYPATDDDKYLTKNSAQFHKHLGYQLVGEFHRCGYKFGRWYDMIWMEKLLGDHPADAQPVKNFNDVRDVIREKYGIE
- a CDS encoding LysR family transcriptional regulator, with translation MTFQQYRYLIAIAKYRSISQAAKALYVTQPSISNAIHQLERELGIQILIRSNRGVQFTPDGQDLLQYARMLVAQEQNIRAHFRRQHQSPRHTLTVASQHYSFGAAAIQELLQAYQEDEYQLSFWEERSTAVAHHVATGTADLGITTVADLNRELLARRFADQALVFTPLMTTTAQVFINRSHPLAQKQSITAADLKDFPCLTYRHDDLSLSLLEEFTSFARQVVYVQDRGTMDNLLAHTAGYNLGTGVVTPGYVDAGIIARPFLPQQIIKIGYLQRAHHAASAEEQRFIAILKDILTKLTD
- the dltD gene encoding D-alanyl-lipoteichoic acid biosynthesis protein DltD; this encodes MHNGKRLWSIFGPVILAFVLVLILFFLPIKANHSLNTEKQAAVSLSPTVFKNQSLKTQALTDKRTKFVPFFGSSEFRRMDRYHPSVMAARYHDYTPFLFGSRGTQSLPQFFNINSMENAMQGQKAVYIISPQWFTKQGVMKPAFQYYNGSYANLTWLRHANPKSPYDRYVARRLLKLVGDDGTVGEGARKIAAGKALNSWDRTVINMRITMLAHEDALFSDYQINRNYQNHILPNVNKLPKKYDYHRLTAQAERVGKRDSGNNPFGIRNAFFEKRVKSHLKKMAGSQRKFSYTASPEYGDLQVVLNQFKNTNSNVLFVIPPVNAKWEKFTGLNMNMYYRSVAKIKFQLRQQGFTHILDLSHDGNKPAFMEDTIHIGWAGWVKFDHETNRFISQKQPQPSYRMNDQFLSKRWANLNPTKQNLQNFKKQELQK
- the dltC gene encoding D-alanine--poly(phosphoribitol) ligase subunit DltC, whose product is MQEQIINILADATGRDAADFSDASQDLFESGLLDSMATVSLLLGLQDAFDIQVPVSEFDRSQWNTVEKIEQRVKELQNA
- the dltB gene encoding D-alanyl-lipoteichoic acid biosynthesis protein DltB; this translates as MMNWIASLPNFSAYGTPVYFIYLILAILPLGIGLYFGKRFGWYEALISFIFIFLMFDGASWRQGISLIAYVIWETCLVMYYHHYRQQNNAAGVFYLFTALSIAPLVVVKLTPAMVGHNSLLGFLGISYLTFRATGTIIESRDGMVKDISAWKFIRFMLFMPTLTSGPIDRYRRFAKDYAKVPSREDYLALVNKGTFYLFLGFLYKFVIGYYFGQRIYPMFERMAMMQPSMLSWSMLGVMYSYGFYLFFDFAGYSLFAVAISYFMGVRSPMNFKQPFKSKNIKEFWNRWHISLSFWFRDYIFMRFVFLATKKHWFKNRNTLSATAYMLNMVLMGFWHGITWYYILYGFIHGLALVINDWWLRYKRKHLKNLPHNKLTTGVAIFITFNFVMFTFLIFSGFLNTYLLRH